Sequence from the Cervus canadensis isolate Bull #8, Minnesota chromosome 3, ASM1932006v1, whole genome shotgun sequence genome:
TAGGTTCTTTAGAGACCTATTTAATCTGAAGTCAAGGTAGTGAACTCCCTTCCCGGTTGCCCCAGGAAAGAATGGAAACCATAAAAATGAAGATCCTGACACCCCTGGAGAACTGAGGCAGGTTCTGCTGCTGCTCTTCTCTTGGGGCAAAGCAGGGTGAAATTCCCCAGGTGACTGAAAGtcagcgttagtcgctcagtcatgtccgactcttggcaaccccatagaggcgtagcctgccaggctcctctgtccgtggaattctccattGGAGACTTCTAGTGttcgacccagagatcaaacgcaggtctcctgcattgcaggcagattctttactgtctaaggcaccagggaagtcaggtCATTGAGGAGActgtattttgttaaatattcttTCCTTGTGTTTGACAAAATAAACGTTGTGTCTTATCCTAGATACGCTGTCAGTGGTAGTATTGCCTTACTGTCCCCACCAATCTGCTTCTTCCCAGATCCCTCTCTTGATAACTGGCATCTCCATCTCATCAGCCAAGCCAGGCCCGCGCTGTCTGCAGGCCATGTTGGGGAGTCTCCTGTCTTTCATCAGAAACCTCACATCCAGCCAGAGTTCTGGGGAAACCACCAAACCAGCATCTTTTCCGCCCTTACGGCACTGATGTAGTTCAGCATCCTCCTGTGTTATCTATCTCTAACCTTGGTCCCTTCCAGCTGATCTCCTATTTCATTTCCAGAAGATCTAAGTGATCACTCTGATCATACTGCTCCCTATATAACCCCTCTAATGGCTTCTGCTGCCCTGGCCCTCAGGAGGGGAGGCACAGGCCTTCAGGACCAAGACTGAGTCTTTCTCATCCTTATCTTTTGCCCCTCCCCACTCTAGAACCTGGCAGTCCACTGCAGGAACCGATCCCAGAGCTGGCAGAGCAACTCTAGGTCTGTCAAAGAAGTGGTGATGGGCATAGTTAcgctaacccatgtctcttgatcATTACGACCTTGCTGGTCCCAAATCTCAGAAAATCTTCTCCACCTGTCCACCACTTCCTGCAAGTGCTGAGCCTTTATAATTGCTTGTCTGCTAGAGGCTCCTCTCACTACTCCGTTGCTGACCTAGACTCATTTCTACCTAGCCCACAAAATGCAGCTGTGATGCTGTCTGCTTCAGGACAACTTCTGCAACACTGTGTTTCTCTGCAGCTTGATCTGGGTGAGTTTTTCTTGGTTCATTCCTTGAAGTAATCTGTGCCAATATCTAGCATACAGCTTAgctgtttatttctccatctggTCACCAAACTAGTAGCTCATTAAGGGGAGAGGCTGCCTTTTGTGTCTGTATCCTGAGTGCTTAAACACAGTACCTGGGTATAGTACATACTTAAGAATAATTAATGactgattcaataaatattttgataagtGAGCAGGGTTAGATGGCTATAAAATAAGATAAGGTACTTTAGAGAAGAACTGGTGAtagtaaaacaatttttaatgttcTCGAGAAGATCCGTGGTAAAGAAGGTGGGTTGaactattaataattaaatattcaaGATTATCTCAGCTCTTAAATTctataattgtgttttttttttcatttatttttattagttggaggctaattactttacagtattgtagtggtttttgccgaacgttgacatgaatcagccatggatttacataggTTCCCCATACcgatcccctctcctgcctccctccccacccaatccctctgggtcttcccagtgtaccagccctgagcacttgtctcatgcatccaacctgggctcgTGTATAATTGTGTTTTCTATGTGATTTCCAGATACCAGGGTACAAGtataaataaaacacagttcTTGTGCACTACACATTTTAACCTTTCTTGTCCATTAGACATTTTAACCTTTGTGGATAGTTATTTCAATTTGTGTGTTTTGGGGCTAATAATGgtcatgtatgtgtgcacatgtatatgtattttgcATATGTACAGCTATTGTGAATTGTTTATAACCTTTGTCCATGTGTCTACTACCGTTTTTTAACCCTTGATGTACTTTGCAAAAGTTTTTTTATATGTTAAGTATTCTAGTTTTTTGTATTATAAGCATTTTCTCAGTTTGCTATTTATCTTTCTAAAGGTGTTTCTCATCCTACAATTGtacaaatatttgtctttttacttttatggTTTCACTTTTCCTTAAAAACCCACTAGTCCACTGAGAATTTGCTCTTGTGTGTGGTATGAgatgggtcttcccaggtggtgctggttggtaaagaacctacctgctaacacaggagatgtaagagacttgggttcgatccctgagtttggaagatcccctggaggaggaaatggcaacccacttcagtattcttgcatggagaatcccatggacagagaagcctggcgggctacagtctgggaggtcacagagtcggatgtgaccgaagtgacttagcatgcatgcatggcatGAGATAgggatctgaattttttttttccagatgtttAGCCAGTTGTTCTAACAGTTTATTGAAAAGCGTTTacatcttccaatgaatatagtaCATTTATATCTTCcaatgtgtctttttttcccctccagctgAAGAGTAGCTGGGCTTTGCATTTCTGGGTTTAAAAGTAATAGCTAGTCACTTTATATTTATGGACAAGGGAAATCACACAATGTAGAGAAAAAGCACATTTGACCCTTCAAAGAAGTAGTCATAAGTAAGATGCAAATTTGGGTAGTCAGTATGCTGTTCAACAGATACTCCCAGGTCTCTGCCTTCCAAATACTTGGTATTTCGTGACCATTATGTTTGGCTGAGGCCATGTGCCTAGTTCTTACAAATTGTGAGTGAATGGGATATGTGTCAGTTTTGGGCCAGAGCATTTAATTCCTGATGTGAGACTTTTCTAGAACCTTATTTCCTGTTGGCTGATGACTGATGATGTTCAAGAGGGTGGCTGCCCCTTTAGCCTGAATCCCTGAATGACTGCAAGGAGCAATGCCTCCTGTACTGGATGTGTAGTGTGAGCACGAAATATACCTTTCTGATGATAAGCCACTGTGATTTGGAGGTGTAACCTAGCCTATCCTGCATTATACTCATATCCTCTTTcagtatttcaattttttattttttagacatcAACTGAACTCAAGCTAGAGGCTTCTCTAAGGAGAAGATATTCTTTCATGAATACTGATTGATACTAGCAAGAAATAAGGTGATTTCAGGAAACATCATGAAATAATAACttcctatatatatacatatatatatatatatatatatatatatatatatattttctttttttttcaggtaacTTGTAGTTCTCAAAATGTTTGCCAAAGCAACACGGAATTTTCTTAAGGAAGTTGATGCTGGAGGTAACCTGATTGCAGTATCAAACTTGAATGACTCAGATAAATTGCAACTTCTAAGTCTGGTGACCAAAAAAAAGAGATACTGGTGCTGGCAGAGACCCAAGTACCAGTTTTTATCTGTCACTCTTGGAGATGTACTCACAGAAGATCAGTTTCTGAGTCCAGGTATGTTTCTTTGGTTATATTTACAATTAGTTCCAGATGAGGAGATGATTCTTCTTTTAGACACATGTtgtcttattgttgttgttgtttagtcactcagtcgtgtctgactctttgtaactccacggactgtagcccaccaggctcctctgtccgtgggattctccagacaagaatactggagtgggttgtcatttccttctctaggggatcttccccacccagggatcaaacccacgtctcctgcattgcaggcagattctttaccaatgagccactggggaagccacatGTTGTCTTGAGTGATTATAAAGCCATACCTTATAATCAGTTCTCCTGATTCTTTGCTTACTGTTTTAAAGAC
This genomic interval carries:
- the GSDME gene encoding gasdermin-E, whose product is MFAKATRNFLKEVDAGGNLIAVSNLNDSDKLQLLSLVTKKKRYWCWQRPKYQFLSVTLGDVLTEDQFLSPVVVESDFVKYEGKFENHVSGTLETALGKVKLNVGGKGLVESQSSFGTLRKQEVDLQQLIGDALER